One Prevotella sp. E2-28 genomic window, GCCGCCGTGCCGTTCACGTTCGCCATGCGCTGGCGACCTGCATTCGCCACGCGATTCTGTGAGGGTATGAAGCGCAGCGACAACTTCCGCAAGTTCTTCACGCTCGTCATCCTGATGGTGATGATAGCCCTCGAGTTTATCGACTTCCAGGCATCCACAGCCATTGCCACGATGATGCACGACGGCCATCTGTCCGCAGCTGATGCCGCACAGACCATCGGCCTTTACGGTGCACTGATGACCCGCCCCTACGCCACACTCTTAGCCGCAGTGATGAGCCTGGCCATGTTCTCGTACAAGTGGGCCGACACGGTGCTCACCTACCTCCACGACCGCCCCAAGCATTTCCTCGTCGTGGCTGCCGTCGCCATGCTCGTCGCCATGGTCTCGCCCCGCTACATCATCGTCACAGAGATGCTGGAGATAGTGCTGCTTGCAGCATACATCTACCCCGACCGTAACGGCAACATAACAGGAGGCGGCATCCCGCAGTCCACTATGCGGGATGCCGTGCTGGCATAAACACTAAAGCATTACGACATGGATAAGGAAACAGTTAGAAACAACCAGGTGCGAATTGTCACAGACATCGCTCTCTGGAACCTGCTGCTGCAGGGTGTGAAGAAACAGCCGAAGTACAGTCGCCTCGAAGCCTTCCGCGACCTGATGGAGCGTCAGCGCATCGCGCTTCTTACGGGTGACGGAAAGTTCATGAAAGGCAGCGTCCTCGAGTTCTCGAAAGCCTGGGGATGGGACCGCGATACGGTCAGCCGTTTCTTGGAGAAGTTACAGGAGCTTGGCATCGTCACCATGACCTTGGCAGGCAACCGAAAGGCAATCAAGTTAAACTATATCACAGACAACGATTTTTAGTGTGTACGACGACTGAAACGGAGAGCGCTTGCGCGTCTGCCCCAGGTCGTGCCACACTGCCCTTGGGCAGAAGGGTGTAGCCTAATACGCACTTTGTCGGCAGATGCCCCACAAAGATGCCCGTCCTCAATCGCAAGCGAATTGGAGCAAGCTCTCGGACGGTTAGGCTCAGGGTTCACACCCCAAGACCCCCATTTGAACTAATAAACGAACAAAAACATGGCTAAGCAAGTATGCGATTTAAGAGCAGGAAAAGGTATAACCGTTGCTCAAAGTAACGAACACCTTCGTGTAGGACAGCAAAACGCCTATATGAAGAAGGTATCAGGTACACAAGACCCCACCCGCGAGCATCTCAACTTCGAGATTGGCCGTGGTGGCATAGTAAAAGAGGTGGATAAAGACACCTCCATCCCCACCCGTATTAGGGAAATTCTGAAGGCAAGGGGTATCACCGACCCCAATGCAGGGCTTTCTGAGGATGATCCGCGTCGCCGTCGGACGGTTGCGAATATCATATTAGAAGGTTCAAGAGACGTGATGCGTCAGTTGGCCTTCGGCAATCAGGAAGTGAATTTCAAATGTGGATCAGACAATTCTCAGGTCACCCGCTGCCCAGGAATTGAGAAGTGGGCACAGGACATGTATCACTTCATGGCCGACAAATACGGTGAGGATAACATTGCGGCATTTGTCGTTCACCTCGACGAGACCCTACCACATATCCATTGTACACTGCTACCCATCACAGAAAAGAACAAGTTTTCCTACAATAAGTTCTTTGGCGGTAACAAGGAGGATGGCTCACGTAAGTTCAAGGAACTGCACGACCAGTTGGCCGAGGTAAATGCCAAGTACGGACTGGAACGTGGTGACAGCATCGCCACGACCAATGCCAAGCATAAGTCATATATGCAGTGGCTGGAGGAACAGATTGATTCCGGTAAGGTAACCCTCAATGAGCAAGAACAAAAGATGACCGAACAGTCCACACAGATTACGGCAAATCAAGGGAGACTTGACAATCTGGAAACCGAAATCAAAAGAGCCGAGAAACGCTACAAGGGACTGACCACTATGATAATCAATCTTCGAGAGCAGAAGCAGAAAATCATCACCGAGATTGGTGGTCTTGAAGAGGAATACAAGAATGGTCATATTCCCATCGATGAACTTGAAGAGAAGAAACAAAAGTTAGAAGACCAACTTAACGATATACAGACAAAGTTGGATGACAAGAAAACAAAACTCGATGCAGCCATGACCCAGTTAGAAGAACTGACAGGCATGAAAGAGAATCTTGAAAAGGCATACGATTCGCTATATGAGCATGTCGAAAAGAACAGTCCATCACTGGAGGATGATGCCATGCGTGAAATGACTACAATGATGTGGAGCGAGGCCATCGAAGAGGTTCAGAAGGAACACCAGAGGTTGTGCGACTTCTCCAAGAAACTGCCGCCTGGACTGCGGAATGAGTTTGAGGGACTGATAGATGGTTCTTTCATCGAAGACATAGCCGAAAGAGGCAATGCAATTGTCGCCGCCGCAACCGCTATTTTCACGGGATTGATAGATGGTGCTACAAAGTATGCACAGGATCATGGTGGCGGCGGTAATGGCCCAGGAAGTGGCTGGCGGCGCAAGGAAGACGAGGACGAGTATGCGTATCGTAGGCGTTGTTGCATCATGGGCCGCATGATGATGAGACCAGCTGGACGAAAATTGAAACGTTAATTCAAGCATGAAAATTTCTGTGCGTCTGTGCAGTGAAATAGATGTTGTACTTTCGCGGCTAAAAAATTAAAAAGGTATTAAGCAAATGAAGAAAACAATGATTTTAATGGCGGCATGTCTCGTAGCAGGGACAGCTGCAGCACAAGATTCTCCCGTCGATGATTGGGGAGCAAATTGGTTCCTCTCAGCCAAGGGAGGTGTATCGGCTTTCATTGGTAAGCCAGTAGGACATGGTGATTTGTTTGACCGTGAGAAACCGTTGCTGAATGTGTCAGTGGGCAAGTGGTTCACGCCTCATGTGGCTGGCCGACTGGCTTTTCAGGGCCTGCAACTGAAGGATGCCAATATGGTATCATGTAATTACCAGAACCTGCACGTGGACTTCTTGTATAACCTCACAGCGCATAGTGACGGGATGCAGAAGTGGGACATCATCCCATACGCCGGATGTGGACTGATTCATAACAGTTATAATGGTCAGAAGCCATTCGCTGTCTCCTATGGCCTCATTGGTCGCTACCGACTGTCGGAACGCCTGCATCTGTCTGGAGAACTCGGAGCCACGACCACCTGGCAGAACTTCGACGGGCAGGGAGCATCTGATAAACTCGGTGACCATCTGCTGCAGGCCAGTATCGGTCTGAGCGTTACCATCGGTAAAGTCGGATGGAAGAAAGCTCGCGTCCATGAAGTTGATTTGAACCAGGTGAACCGATATTACGACTCATGGCAGAACCAGAACAAGGGAACTGTTCCTTCGGCTCAGTCCACGGCTGCCCATGAGCGCAATAATTATAGCGGTCTTAACTCTCTTCGCAAGCGTTTGGCCAACAAGGATTGGGATGGCATCAGTGACACTATCAACGTGGATAGTCTGGCTGATTCAACCGCCATCGCCGCCAACAAGTACCTGCACATCCTGAAGTCTGGCAAGAAGTACATTGGCGCACCTATCTATTTCTTCTTTAAGATAGGAACCCATGAGTTGACAGAGAACGCACAGTTCATCAATATCAAGGAGGTGTCAGAAGTCATCAAGAAGTATGGCCTTCAGGCCCGAATCATTGGTGCTGCCGACAGCGAGACGGGTACGCCTGAGATTAACGAACGCCTGAGTGTCGAGCGAGCCGACTATATCGCAGGACTGCTGAAGGCTCATGGCGTTGACGAGACTCATATCCAGAAGAAACATCGTGGCGGTATCGACAGCTACGAACCGCTCAATGGCAATCGTAACACCTGCGTCGTACTTTATTTCAAGTAGTCTATGGCAATACGGAAATATACTAATCCGCGAGAGTTGGATCTATCGACAGGTCTTCAGGAGGTTTTGCGCAAGAACGGTATGCAGGCGCATATCAGTTTGGCGAAGGACGGTGGTCGTGAACTCATAGTATTGGGTCACGACTCTCCTGTTTTGACCTACAAACTGAATGAGAAACAGGTGGAGAACCTCATGGGCTGGGGAACCACCTACGAGAACAAGAAAGCCTATAACACTTTCGCCTCTATCGTGAAGGATGACTTCTACATGCCGCAGAACTTTGTTTCTGCCAGCAATGCCTTCGGTCGTGTGGCGATGGGACTGCATGGCTATCGTATCGGACATGGGGAGTATGGCTACGATGCCAGACCTGCCCGCCGAACACCTTGGTTTGCTCCCTTCAGCCGTCAGGGTCGTGGTTGGGCAGGCGACTTCGTAGGCTATGCCCCTCGTACTGAAGGATTCCATCTTCGCCGTATCGGTGACCACGCCTATCGTCCTTGGGGAGGTGGCCCGATGGTAACGGAACGACCAGACAACAGAGTGAAGCCAGGAGAGATGCTCTCTGGCGGTTATGGCTTTTACTTCAAAGGCCATCAGAAGGAAACGCCCGTCGAGGTGCTGGACCAGATTTCCATCGAACCCAAGATAAAGCCTTTGGAGGCAGCACCCCGTCCACAAGGTCAGGGCATCCCCTACTCTTCTGTCATCACCTCCGATGTCTATTTCAGCAATGACAAGTTCCAGGAGGTGTTGAAGTCACACGGCATCGTCATCGACGAAGCCAAGAAGACACTCACCATCCAGTCGAATCTTTCAAAGGTGGATCTCCAGTATGACCTGAAGCCGGAGGAACTGCAAAAACTCATGGCCAACAAGGTCAGTGGTAAAGGTGGTGTGTCAGTTGATGCCCGTCTGGCCATCATCAATGAGGTCATCGGCAAGGACTTCAACTCGAAGCTCACCAAGGACATGCTCGAAACCAAGGAACTGGTGTCACTCGACTTGAAGCCGGAGGTTCGTCAGGAGGTGGAAGCACCTTTCATCGAACAGGAACGCCGCATCGCTGAACAGCAGCGTCTCGCCGAAGCCAGAGCCGAACAGCGCAGAGAGTCTGAGCGTATTGAACGCGACCCTAATGCCATCGACGGCAGGGAGATTCAGGCCATCTTGGGCAATAAGGGCTGGTTCCAGCCTGTGGCCAATGGCCGTGAGATGGTTGTTGGCGAAATACGAGTTGATAAAACGCTCAATGGCACATACGTCATGGAGGCAGAAGTCAATGGCCGACTCCTCGCCCACTCCATCTCAGCCAAAGACTATCAGAAGTTCCTCGACCTCGACGATGCCCATCGCCTGAAGATGTTCGATAAGGTTTTCAACGAGGTCGAAATCAAGTCGGCACATGGGGAGAGTCTATATCAAAATGACTTATACCTTGCGCACGACGGGCAAAGCATCGTCCACCAAAAGGAAGTGGACATCCAAAATGCCACTTCCAACAGGGTGGACGGTGCAGCCCTTTTGGAGTTTAATGAGCGCAAGGGCTTTTACCGCGAGAGAGCACATGGCCGTGAGGTCGAGGTGGGGAATATTCAGGTTGACCCTACAGCGAATGGCAAATACAAGATGACCGCTGTCATCAATGGGCAGACCATATCACATGAGATTACCCAGAAACAGTACGACAAGTTCCTCGCCGTTGATGACTATCACCGTATGCAGCTCTTCTCTAAGATCTTCAATGAAGTGGACATCAAGACCCGGCCAGGCGAAGGCCATAACCTCGGTGCTGCTCTCTTGGCGGCATTGGTCGTTGGTGGCGAAGTGATGCGCGACGGTCTGTCTGTCCCTCATGAGCCGAGACCTGAGATTTATGAAACCCGTACCGGACCCGTCTATCATAAAGCAGGAGTTGTCAGTCCGGCTGATGTGGCTGCTGCCAACTTCCGCTCAGAGGAAGCCAACCTTGGTGTTCCTGGGCCAGACGAGGGTATCAGACGTGGCATGTAGATGATTTATCTTTATTAAATAAGAATGATACCATCTTTATTCTTTCATAATCGACGCGGACTACTGGCATTGGCCGTCCTGATGGGCGCGCCTGCCGGTAGTTTTGGGCAGGTTGGCGAGGCCAATCCGCTGCAATATGCCGCTATTGCCGAGGGGACGAGTTTGCTAAACAGCACGATTAACAGCCAGACGAAAGGTATGCAGAAGACCGCTGCTTTTCAGGGAACCATTGCGGCTGAGTTCACGAAGATGAAACAGTGGGAGGGTAAGTATAATGCTTACCTGAAAACGGCTCGTGGCTATGCCGATGCCCTCAAAGCTGGTTGCTCACTTTATGCCGATGGTGTTCAGACCCTGCAACATCTCTATGAGATACAACGGGCAATCAATGCCAATCCTGTGGGTATCGGTGCCACGTTGGCCATGAACGACCTCTATCTCGAAACAGCGACGGAGTTCATCAAGACCTACCGCCTGTTGAAGGTGTCGGTGGCCAAGGGTGGAACGGACAATATGCTGACGGGAGCCGAACGGACGGAAATGCTCTGGCAGCTGTCCGACGAACTGGCTCGGCTGAATGCCAAGCTGCGCACCCTCGCCATCAGCATCGCGTATCATAATCTGACGGATGTCTGGAACCAGTACACGGCTGGGATGGTTGACAAGAGCCATGCCGAGATAGCCAGTGAGGCGTACGAACGCTGGCGAAGGGCATCAACCGTAAGTCAAATATTGAATGAATGATGAAGAAGCTATACTTGTTAATACTGTTGTGTGTACCGCTGAAGTCGGTGGCCGGTATCGACCCGGGACGTGTGGCTGCCATTGAACTGGCCTCCGACCAGGCGAAGAAAACCATCGAGTCGCAGGAGAAGGCGCAGCTGCTGATGACCACCGGCCACGTCTGGATAAAGGAGGAGGTGGAAGCCACGACCGACTTCCAGCGCGAGTTCAACGACTACCTGGATAAGTTCCACGATGTGCTGTCGATAGCGGCTGAGATCTACGGCATCTACTACGAGGTGACGCAAACCTCGAAATGCGTGAAGGACTTGGGCCATGTCCTCGCGGACAGTCCTGAGAACGCCTTGGCCGTGGCTTTCTCCACACGTCGGAATGTGGTCTATCGCAACATCGTGCGCACCACGCTCGACGTCATCATGGACATCCGCAAGGTGTGCTTTGAGAGTAGCAAGATGACGGAACAGGAGAAGAATAAGGTCATCTCGACCATCCGGCCCAAACTGCGCACTATCAACAAACAGTTGCGCCAGCTCACCCTCGCGCTCCGCTATACGTCGTTTCTCGATGTGTGGAACGAGTTGATGGAGCGGGCCTATTACATGAACCCCGCCACCAAGCACGACATCATCACCCGTTGCCGCCGCCAGTGGTGGAACAACGCTAAATCGGTAAGATAGAAATGGAAGAATCGAAAGAGATACAAAGCATTTACAGCATATTCCGAGTCGTCATTTATGTCTCGCTGATCGTTGAGTTTTTTGAGTATGCCTGCAATCCTGAGCTGCTCGACACGTTCGCCGGAGTGCTGACCGACCTGCATGAGCGCATGGGACGCTGGCTGATTTACCAGCCCGGTCACCTCGCCTATAGTAAGATTGCCACGCTCCTGCTGGTCATCATCACCTGCATCGGCACCCGCAACAAGAAACAGATTGAGTTCGATGCCCGCAAGATGGTGTTTTGGCCTATCGTCATCGGATTCGTGTTGATTCTGCTGGCCGTGTGGCTCTACTACACCGACTGGCTGCACTATCGCCTGTGGATATTCCCACTGAGCATCTGGCTCTACATGGTGGCCTCCATCGTTGGCACGGTGTGCGTCCATGTGGCGCTCGACAACGTGTCGAAGTATCTGAAGGAGGGACTGATGAAGGACCGTTTCAACTTCGAGAACGAGAGTTTCGAGCAGAATGAGAAGCGCGTCGATACGAAGTACGGCGTGAACATCCCCATGCGCTACTACTATCACGGCAAGTTCCGTCACGGCTGGATCAACATCAATAACCCCTTCCGTGGTACGTTCGTGGTGGGTACGCCTGGATCGGGTAAGACCTTTTCTGTTATCGAGCCGTTCATCCGTCAACACTCGGCCAAGGGCTTTTCGATGGTGGTGTACGACTACAAGTTCCCTACCCTCGCCCAGAAGCTCTACTATCACTACCGCATCAACAAGGCGAAGGGCAAGACGCCGCCGGGCTGTCAATTCAACATCATCAATTTCGTGAATGTGGAGTATTCGCGCCGTGTGAACCCCATCCAGCATAAATACATTGACTCGCTGGCCGCTGCCCAGGAGACCGCAGAGACATTGGTCGATTCACTGAACAAGGGTAAGAACGAGGGTGGCGGTGGCTCCGACCAGTTCTTCAAGACCTCTGCAGTGAACTTCCTCGCCGCCTGCATCTACTTTTTCGTGAACTACAAGCGTCTGCCATACGACAAGGACGGCAACGAGCTAGTGCCGGAATATACGGAGGACAAAGAGACGCACCATAGGAAACTGACGGGCCGTGTCTTTGACAAGGCTGGCAATACCGTCACGCCTGCCTATTGGTTGGGCAAGTACAGCGACATGCCGCATGTGCTGTCGTTCCTGAACATCGACTACAAGACCATGTTCGAGATTCTGCAGACCGACCCTGAGATATTCCCGCTGATTGCACCGTTCAAGTCGGCCCTCGATGGCAAGGCGATGGAACAGTTGGAGGGTATGATCGGTACGCTGCGTGTGCAGACCTCGAAGCTGGCCACCAAGGAGGCCTACTGGATATTCCACAAGGATGGCGACGACTTCGACCTGAAAGTCAGCGACCCCAAGAGTCCGTCGTACCTGCTCATTGCCAACGACCCAGAGAAGGAACAGATTGTGGGTGCCTTGAACGCTATGATCCTGAACCGTCTGGTGACGCGAGTGAACAGTGGCCAAGGGAAAAATATCCCCGTTGATATCTGTGTGGACGAGGTGCCGACGCTCTATTTCCACAAGATAGACCGTCTGATCGGCACGGCACGAAGCAACAAGGTGGCAGTCATTCTCGGATTCCAGGAACTGCCGCAGCTGGAGGCCGACTACGGCAAGGTGGGTATGCAGAAGATTATCACTACCATCGGTAATGTCGTGTCTGGCTCTGCTCGTAACAAAGAGACGCTCGAATGGCTTTCCAACGACATCTTCGGCAAGACTGTACAGCTCAAAAAGGGTGTCACCATCGACCGCGACCGTACCAGCATCAATCTCAACGAGAACATGGACTCGATGGTGCCTGCCTCGAAAATTTCGGATATGCCCTCTGGCTGGATTTGCGGACAGGTGGCCCGCGACTTCACCCCCACCAAGACTGGCCGTCATGGTTCGATGAACATCCAGAAGTCGGAGGAGTTCCAGACCTCGAAGTTCTATTGCAAGACCAATTTCGATATGGCCGAAATCAAGGCCGAAGAGGAGGATTACGCCAATTATCCGCTCCCCATCGCCTATGACTTCAAATCCGTCGATGCCCGCGAGCGAATCTTATATATGAACTACAACCGCGTAAAAGCCGATGTTGACAGCCTAATTCTTGAAGTTGAACAGGAGTTCAAAAAATAGGATAAGCCCCGGCTTGCTCATTTGCAGGTCGGGGATTTGTTTATCTAAATTTTGGATATTTCCCGCATTTATACAAACCTGCAGACATGATCGACGGCAATGTCGGAGAATCCGAAGGCCTCGGCCTTGGTCATGCGACCGCTGGCTACCTCGGCAACGATACCAACCAGTTCGCTGCCCATCTGAACAATGGTTCTTTCGCCCCTCAACACGGCACTGAGGTCAACGTCCATGTTGTCCTCCATCATGCGGTAAGTGCGCTCGTTGGCAGTCACCTTCAGCACGGGAGCGATGGCATTGCCTGTAGGTGTGCCCCTGCCTGTGGTGAAGACGATGGCTTGACAGCCGGAGGCCACCATCGATGTGACGCTGGCTATGTCGAAGCCAGCGGTATCCATCACGACGGCACCTTTCTTTGAAGGACGTACCGCCTGCTGAAGCACTTCCACGATGGGACGCGTACCACCCTTGCGGATGCAGCCCAGGCTTTTCTCTTCGAGCGTGGACAGTCCACCCGCTTTGTTGCCAGGCGTGGGCTGTCCGGCTCGGCAATCCTGTCCAGCGGCAGAGAGATGGGCTTCGTACTCACGGCACACCTCGATAATCTGATTGTGAATCTCCGTCGTAGCGGCACGCTTGGCAAGTATGTGTTCACCGCCAATCCATTCTATCGACTCGCTCATCACCGTCGTGGCACCCATATCTACGAGAATATCACTCATTTCACCGACTGACGGATTGCTGGCGATACCCGATGTGGCATCGCTTCCACCGCACTCGATGCCGATATAGAGTTCTGAGGCATCGAAGAGTTCCTTTTGCTGCGAACCAGCCTGCTGAGCCATCTCGCGAGCAGCACGGGTGGCCTTCTCGATGGTCTTCAGAGTGCCGCCTTCCTCTTGGATGCCGAATGACACGACAGGCTTACTGGTCAGACGCTCAATCTTCTCCTTTAGTTTCCGATGGGGGACGGTCTCGCAGCCCAGACCGATAATCACCACGCCATAAACGTTGGGATGGCAGGCAAAGCCCGTCAGCACCTTCTGACTCATGTCCGTATTGGCCTGTACGTCGGAGCAACCTGTGTTGAACACGATGTTCACCGCCCCACGAATCTGACTGGCCACGATGCGGCATGACTCACTGGCGCAGACGCATGTAGGCAGAATTAGGATATGGTTGCGGATGCCCGGACGGCCCTCTGCACGACGGTAGCCCCAGAACTGGAAAGGCATACGTTGCTGGGGAGCAGACTGGGTAGCACACATCTGCCAATCATCGCCCGCCAGTTCGTTGTCGTAGTCGCGCAACTCACTCTTTAAGTTCTGGTCGTTCACCCAGCAACCTTTGCCGATGTTCGTTACGGTTCTGCCCAGACTCTCGCCGTACTTAATCACCTCGCAGGCTTCCGGCAAATCCACCAATGCCACCTTATGGCAGTAGGGGATGTCCTCCTCGGCCTTCAGCGTCAGGAACTCGCCATCCTTCTCATAGACAACCTCCTTACCTTTCGCAATCTCTGCCACTGTAGTTACCACGTTGTCGGCAGCGTTCATCAGCAGTGCATTTACCTTCGTCATATTCTCATTCCGTTGTTTAATGGCACAAATATACGAAAAATGCTTCAAATATCGCTTACCTCCCATCAATTAAACGTTTGTTTTTATGCTAAATTAGTTAAATCACGCTTGATTACAATAAATTTTGGTTATCTTTGCATTCCGATTATAATAGTTCGCAACAATAAATATAGAAGATAGATGAAACAACAATATGCAAGGGTATCAGTAGAAATGCCCGAAAACGAAGATAAAAAATCCCTCCGTCATGCGCTCGACCTTGGTCGCTTTGCTTGCAAAGAACTTACATACGAGATTGAGAATCCCGACATCAATGATGAATTTACCATCAAGTTCTGATTATGGAAAAGAAAAGCGATACCTTCCAGATTGCCGCCGACATCCAATGGGAATATGCGGGTGATGGCATAGTCCGCCAGATTATGGCCTACGATGAACACCTGATGATGGTGAAAGTAAAATTCAACCAAGGAGCCATTGGCTCACTTCATCAGCATCCTCATACCCAAAGCACCTATGTTGCCTGTGGATGCTTTGAGGTGACCATTGATAAAGAGAAGAAAGTTCTCCGAGCTGGCGATGGCTATTATGTCGCTCCAAACCTTCCGCATGGTTGCGTCTGTCTGGAGGCAGGCGTTCTTATCGACACCTTCAGCCCCATGCGCGAAGATTTCTTGAAATGAGAGACATCCGATGATTTCTTATTTGCATAGACGCTCCAACGCTGAAGCATCCAAGCGATACATTGTCCACTCCTTCATTGGCACAGCTCCAAGTGAGAGATAAAAGTCAATGCTTGGCTGGTTCCAGTTCAGACATGTCCATTCCATTCTTCCGCAATGGTGCTCTCGTGCTATTTTTACCAAATGCAGGAGCAACACCTTGCCGTAACCTTTTCCCCGCTCTTCTGGCCAAACAAACAAGTCCTCCAGATACAATCCTGAATGTCCGATGAACGTTGAGAAATTATAGAAGTAGAGCGCAAAGCCTACCTC contains:
- a CDS encoding type IV secretory system conjugative DNA transfer family protein, with the translated sequence MEESKEIQSIYSIFRVVIYVSLIVEFFEYACNPELLDTFAGVLTDLHERMGRWLIYQPGHLAYSKIATLLLVIITCIGTRNKKQIEFDARKMVFWPIVIGFVLILLAVWLYYTDWLHYRLWIFPLSIWLYMVASIVGTVCVHVALDNVSKYLKEGLMKDRFNFENESFEQNEKRVDTKYGVNIPMRYYYHGKFRHGWININNPFRGTFVVGTPGSGKTFSVIEPFIRQHSAKGFSMVVYDYKFPTLAQKLYYHYRINKAKGKTPPGCQFNIINFVNVEYSRRVNPIQHKYIDSLAAAQETAETLVDSLNKGKNEGGGGSDQFFKTSAVNFLAACIYFFVNYKRLPYDKDGNELVPEYTEDKETHHRKLTGRVFDKAGNTVTPAYWLGKYSDMPHVLSFLNIDYKTMFEILQTDPEIFPLIAPFKSALDGKAMEQLEGMIGTLRVQTSKLATKEAYWIFHKDGDDFDLKVSDPKSPSYLLIANDPEKEQIVGALNAMILNRLVTRVNSGQGKNIPVDICVDEVPTLYFHKIDRLIGTARSNKVAVILGFQELPQLEADYGKVGMQKIITTIGNVVSGSARNKETLEWLSNDIFGKTVQLKKGVTIDRDRTSINLNENMDSMVPASKISDMPSGWICGQVARDFTPTKTGRHGSMNIQKSEEFQTSKFYCKTNFDMAEIKAEEEDYANYPLPIAYDFKSVDARERILYMNYNRVKADVDSLILEVEQEFKK
- a CDS encoding UxaA family hydrolase — protein: MPFQFWGYRRAEGRPGIRNHILILPTCVCASESCRIVASQIRGAVNIVFNTGCSDVQANTDMSQKVLTGFACHPNVYGVVIIGLGCETVPHRKLKEKIERLTSKPVVSFGIQEEGGTLKTIEKATRAAREMAQQAGSQQKELFDASELYIGIECGGSDATSGIASNPSVGEMSDILVDMGATTVMSESIEWIGGEHILAKRAATTEIHNQIIEVCREYEAHLSAAGQDCRAGQPTPGNKAGGLSTLEEKSLGCIRKGGTRPIVEVLQQAVRPSKKGAVVMDTAGFDIASVTSMVASGCQAIVFTTGRGTPTGNAIAPVLKVTANERTYRMMEDNMDVDLSAVLRGERTIVQMGSELVGIVAEVASGRMTKAEAFGFSDIAVDHVCRFV
- a CDS encoding GNAT family N-acetyltransferase codes for the protein MKKKSVSIRKAERLDVPLLLEFIRGIARYEKMENEVVASLEVLEREMFDEHRAEAVFAVVDGREVGFALYFYNFSTFIGHSGLYLEDLFVWPEERGKGYGKVLLLHLVKIAREHHCGRMEWTCLNWNQPSIDFYLSLGAVPMKEWTMYRLDASALERLCK
- a CDS encoding OmpA family protein; protein product: MKKTMILMAACLVAGTAAAQDSPVDDWGANWFLSAKGGVSAFIGKPVGHGDLFDREKPLLNVSVGKWFTPHVAGRLAFQGLQLKDANMVSCNYQNLHVDFLYNLTAHSDGMQKWDIIPYAGCGLIHNSYNGQKPFAVSYGLIGRYRLSERLHLSGELGATTTWQNFDGQGASDKLGDHLLQASIGLSVTIGKVGWKKARVHEVDLNQVNRYYDSWQNQNKGTVPSAQSTAAHERNNYSGLNSLRKRLANKDWDGISDTINVDSLADSTAIAANKYLHILKSGKKYIGAPIYFFFKIGTHELTENAQFINIKEVSEVIKKYGLQARIIGAADSETGTPEINERLSVERADYIAGLLKAHGVDETHIQKKHRGGIDSYEPLNGNRNTCVVLYFK
- a CDS encoding cupin domain-containing protein, coding for MEKKSDTFQIAADIQWEYAGDGIVRQIMAYDEHLMMVKVKFNQGAIGSLHQHPHTQSTYVACGCFEVTIDKEKKVLRAGDGYYVAPNLPHGCVCLEAGVLIDTFSPMREDFLK
- the mobV gene encoding MobV family relaxase, which produces MAKQVCDLRAGKGITVAQSNEHLRVGQQNAYMKKVSGTQDPTREHLNFEIGRGGIVKEVDKDTSIPTRIREILKARGITDPNAGLSEDDPRRRRTVANIILEGSRDVMRQLAFGNQEVNFKCGSDNSQVTRCPGIEKWAQDMYHFMADKYGEDNIAAFVVHLDETLPHIHCTLLPITEKNKFSYNKFFGGNKEDGSRKFKELHDQLAEVNAKYGLERGDSIATTNAKHKSYMQWLEEQIDSGKVTLNEQEQKMTEQSTQITANQGRLDNLETEIKRAEKRYKGLTTMIINLREQKQKIITEIGGLEEEYKNGHIPIDELEEKKQKLEDQLNDIQTKLDDKKTKLDAAMTQLEELTGMKENLEKAYDSLYEHVEKNSPSLEDDAMREMTTMMWSEAIEEVQKEHQRLCDFSKKLPPGLRNEFEGLIDGSFIEDIAERGNAIVAAATAIFTGLIDGATKYAQDHGGGGNGPGSGWRRKEDEDEYAYRRRCCIMGRMMMRPAGRKLKR